In Nonomuraea sp. NBC_00507, the following are encoded in one genomic region:
- a CDS encoding amino acid ABC transporter permease encodes MSFDPAFFWDALLRPSGPFLEGLWRTVYISVLAQFLAVIIGLGVALMRRSKRRWVTAVAGFYIWILRGTPLLVQLVLVYNGLAAAEIYSFSDLTLLGVTVTGVFQAALVTLAINESAYMAEIIRAGIDSVGKGQSEAALAIGMTPRSAMRWIILPQALRFIVPPLGNNFNAMMKTTSILSVIGVDELFLNTQAISSTTFRTFEVFIVAALYYLLLTTLWSFVQAWIEGRLNASAGISRPPTIGQRLFGGGRAVVRAEAP; translated from the coding sequence TTGAGTTTCGACCCGGCGTTCTTCTGGGACGCGCTCCTTCGCCCGTCGGGGCCGTTTCTCGAGGGGCTGTGGCGCACGGTCTACATCTCAGTCCTCGCCCAGTTCCTGGCAGTGATCATCGGGCTCGGCGTGGCGCTGATGCGCCGATCCAAGCGCCGCTGGGTCACCGCGGTGGCCGGGTTCTACATCTGGATCCTGCGCGGCACCCCGCTGCTGGTCCAACTGGTTCTGGTCTACAACGGCCTGGCCGCGGCCGAAATCTATTCCTTCTCCGACCTCACCTTGCTCGGCGTGACCGTCACCGGCGTGTTCCAGGCCGCCCTCGTCACGCTGGCGATCAACGAGAGCGCCTACATGGCGGAGATCATCCGTGCGGGGATCGACTCAGTCGGGAAGGGGCAGTCGGAGGCGGCGCTCGCCATCGGCATGACACCGCGCTCCGCGATGAGATGGATCATCCTGCCGCAGGCGCTGCGCTTCATCGTCCCGCCGCTCGGCAACAACTTCAACGCCATGATGAAGACCACCTCGATCTTGAGTGTGATCGGCGTGGACGAGCTGTTCCTCAACACCCAGGCGATCAGTTCCACGACCTTCCGCACGTTCGAAGTGTTCATCGTCGCGGCCCTGTACTACCTGTTGCTCACCACCTTGTGGTCGTTCGTCCAGGCTTGGATCGAGGGCCGGCTGAATGCATCGGCGGGGATATCGCGACCTCCGACGATAGGGCAGCGGCTCTTCGGCGGCGGGCGTGCCGTGGTCCGGGCGGAGGCGCCATGA
- a CDS encoding ABC transporter substrate-binding protein: MPLPRRITCIAVLAFAALATAACGSNSSPTAAGSEPPATAGTQPPAKAGTQLYFVDGNTADYSGDFEPGTLNGVRATLPGGKIGDEFRQRILKINSKVKDFTYAPEAYDATILSALAAIAAKNDSGKAIAEKEIGITRDGTKCTGFKQCADLLADGTDIDYDGASGPIEMNSTGSPSAATVGIYQFGQDNNYKNVGYVNGTTPDQANIRADQKVSGPIPKGDGTLTFGTLLPATGDSSFLGAPQFAGVDLAIDEINKAGGVLGKDVKQLKGDSGDGSPNIAPSETDKLLRGGADVIIGAASSSVSLSVIDKISGAGVVQISAGNTSTAFDTYPDHGMYFRTAPSDVLQGQVMAQTISEDGHRNIAILARQDAYGEALAKNVRSFYEESGGKVVSYALYDANAANYTAEVEKVKAQDPDAIVLISFDESKKIVPELIKAGIGQNG, from the coding sequence ATGCCGCTCCCCAGACGCATCACCTGTATCGCCGTTTTGGCCTTCGCCGCGTTGGCAACCGCCGCTTGCGGTTCTAACAGCAGCCCCACCGCAGCCGGCAGCGAGCCGCCGGCCACGGCGGGCACCCAGCCGCCGGCCAAGGCGGGCACCCAGCTCTACTTCGTAGACGGCAACACCGCCGACTACTCCGGTGATTTCGAGCCGGGCACTCTCAACGGTGTGCGCGCCACCCTGCCCGGCGGCAAGATCGGCGACGAGTTCCGGCAGCGGATCCTCAAGATCAACAGCAAGGTGAAGGACTTCACCTACGCTCCGGAGGCCTACGACGCCACGATCCTCTCAGCCCTGGCTGCGATCGCCGCAAAGAACGACTCCGGCAAGGCGATCGCCGAGAAGGAGATCGGCATTACCAGGGATGGGACAAAGTGCACCGGCTTCAAGCAGTGCGCCGACCTACTCGCCGACGGAACGGACATCGACTACGACGGCGCCTCTGGCCCGATCGAGATGAACTCGACAGGAAGCCCGTCCGCGGCGACCGTCGGCATCTACCAATTCGGGCAGGACAACAACTACAAGAATGTCGGCTACGTCAACGGCACCACTCCGGACCAGGCCAACATCCGAGCCGACCAGAAGGTCAGCGGCCCAATCCCCAAGGGGGACGGCACCCTTACGTTCGGCACCCTGCTCCCTGCCACAGGGGACAGCTCCTTCCTCGGCGCCCCGCAGTTCGCCGGCGTGGACCTGGCCATTGACGAAATCAACAAGGCCGGGGGTGTGCTGGGCAAGGATGTGAAGCAGTTGAAGGGCGACTCCGGTGACGGGTCGCCGAACATTGCGCCATCCGAGACCGACAAACTGCTCCGCGGTGGTGCCGACGTCATCATCGGTGCCGCTTCCTCGTCGGTGTCGCTGTCGGTCATCGACAAGATCTCCGGGGCTGGCGTCGTCCAGATATCGGCCGGAAACACCTCGACCGCATTCGACACCTACCCCGACCATGGCATGTACTTCCGTACGGCCCCTTCCGACGTCCTGCAGGGGCAGGTGATGGCCCAGACCATCAGCGAGGACGGTCACCGCAACATCGCAATCCTCGCCCGGCAGGACGCCTACGGAGAGGCATTGGCGAAGAACGTCCGCTCCTTCTACGAGGAATCCGGCGGCAAAGTCGTCTCCTATGCCCTTTACGACGCGAACGCAGCCAACTACACGGCCGAGGTGGAGAAGGTGAAGGCCCAAGACCCGGACGCCATCGTGCTGATCTCGTTCGACGAGAGCAAGAAGATCGTCCCGGAACTCATCAAAGCCGGCATCGGCCAGAACGGCTGA
- a CDS encoding ABC transporter ATP-binding protein: MTSAHQGPSDSQVTDQGEIVAETDPNAPRSDQAAQTRHLQAAEGAALRADNLIAGYLPGVNILNGADLYCQPGELVGIIGPNGAGKSTLLKALFGLVKITAGTVRLRGEEITNQRADALVSQGIGFVPQTNNIFPSLTIEENLRMGCYQSPKKFAPRFAFVTDLFPALGRRRKQRAGQLSGGERQMVAMSRALMMEPSVLLLDEPSAGLSPAMQDEVFVQTRAINRTGVSVVMVEQNARRCLQICDRGYVLDQGRNAYTGSGQALARDPRVIELYLGTLSNAAQADSTPAGQRN; encoded by the coding sequence ATGACTTCTGCCCATCAGGGCCCATCGGACTCTCAGGTCACCGATCAGGGCGAGATCGTGGCTGAAACCGATCCCAACGCCCCAAGGAGCGACCAGGCAGCGCAGACAAGGCATCTGCAGGCGGCCGAGGGTGCAGCCCTTCGCGCCGACAATCTGATCGCCGGGTATCTCCCCGGAGTCAACATTTTGAATGGCGCCGATCTGTACTGCCAACCGGGCGAGTTGGTCGGCATCATCGGACCCAATGGCGCCGGCAAGTCGACACTGCTCAAAGCACTCTTCGGGCTGGTCAAGATCACCGCCGGGACGGTTCGCCTGCGGGGCGAAGAGATCACGAACCAGCGCGCCGACGCACTGGTATCCCAAGGGATCGGCTTCGTACCGCAAACCAACAACATTTTCCCCTCGCTCACCATCGAGGAAAACCTGCGGATGGGGTGCTATCAGTCCCCCAAGAAGTTCGCCCCCCGGTTTGCGTTCGTGACCGACCTGTTCCCTGCGCTGGGCCGGCGCCGCAAGCAGCGGGCCGGACAATTGTCAGGCGGTGAGCGGCAGATGGTGGCTATGAGCCGGGCTCTGATGATGGAACCCTCCGTGTTGTTGCTCGATGAACCCTCAGCGGGCCTGTCCCCGGCGATGCAGGACGAGGTGTTCGTGCAGACCCGAGCCATCAACCGCACCGGTGTATCGGTCGTCATGGTCGAGCAGAACGCGCGCCGCTGCCTCCAGATCTGCGACCGCGGGTACGTCCTCGACCAAGGACGCAACGCCTACACCGGGTCCGGCCAGGCGCTGGCCCGTGACCCCAGGGTGATCGAGCTGTATCTCGGCACCTTGTCCAATGCCGCCCAGGCAGACAGCACACCTGCCGGCCAGCGGAACTAG
- a CDS encoding gamma-glutamyltransferase family protein, which produces MTYHCAIASPHVLATAAAKKAIAGGGNAVDAALAAAVTLTVVYPHNTGLGGDLIALIRSPDGRISCVNASGPAPAGIDVAALISRYGGQMPVSGPDTITVPGAVAGYAALHASGAALTWPDHFAAAIRHAEGTPVVPGLAAAIAEAGDLIAADPGMRTVFGSLRVGETLRQEELAATLAEIAAQGPEVLYGGPLGKRLVAGLQALAVPIALDDLAAYEVEQPDPLHRAFRGFDVYTSPPNTQGFLLLQALAALERTDPHGEDAGLLAAIFHGGIADRTRHLADPRFAQIDVDTLLLGPSHEAAGPAITGRASGDTVAVVTADSEGYAVSLIQSLFHSFGAGLLEPSTGMVMHNRGAFFSLDAASPNVIAPGKRPAHTLMPVMVTQEERLAWSMGTMGGKAQPQILTQVLLRLLDGEQPADAVAAPRWVVGGMEAGQPEDTISLETDLSPSTIAALTATGAPIVPLPPASEWVGHAQVVGGATSAGSDPRCDGASALVSLMPEDPQADMS; this is translated from the coding sequence ATGACCTATCACTGCGCCATCGCCAGCCCGCACGTACTTGCCACCGCCGCAGCCAAGAAGGCGATCGCAGGTGGCGGCAACGCCGTAGACGCCGCGCTCGCGGCCGCCGTGACGCTCACCGTCGTCTATCCGCACAACACCGGACTCGGCGGCGATCTGATCGCTCTGATCAGATCCCCGGACGGCAGGATCTCCTGCGTCAACGCCAGCGGTCCCGCCCCGGCCGGCATCGACGTGGCTGCGCTGATCTCGCGTTACGGCGGCCAGATGCCCGTGTCCGGGCCTGACACGATCACCGTCCCCGGCGCGGTCGCGGGCTATGCCGCGCTGCACGCCTCCGGTGCCGCGCTGACGTGGCCCGACCACTTCGCCGCCGCCATACGCCATGCGGAAGGCACTCCTGTCGTTCCGGGCCTGGCAGCGGCCATAGCCGAGGCCGGAGATCTGATCGCCGCCGACCCTGGGATGCGGACCGTCTTCGGGTCACTACGCGTCGGCGAAACCCTGCGCCAGGAAGAGTTGGCCGCGACGCTCGCGGAGATCGCGGCTCAGGGCCCCGAGGTGTTGTACGGCGGGCCGTTGGGCAAGCGACTGGTCGCCGGCCTGCAGGCGCTGGCGGTCCCCATCGCCCTGGACGACCTGGCCGCCTACGAGGTCGAGCAGCCCGATCCGCTTCACCGCGCCTTCCGGGGTTTCGACGTTTACACCAGCCCGCCCAACACACAGGGCTTCCTGCTGCTGCAGGCGCTGGCCGCGCTGGAGAGGACGGACCCGCACGGAGAGGACGCCGGACTACTGGCCGCGATCTTCCACGGAGGCATCGCCGACAGGACCCGCCATCTGGCCGATCCCCGGTTCGCGCAGATCGACGTGGACACCCTGCTGCTGGGCCCCTCCCACGAAGCGGCCGGGCCGGCCATCACCGGCAGGGCGAGTGGCGACACGGTCGCGGTCGTGACCGCGGACAGCGAAGGGTACGCGGTCTCGCTGATCCAGAGCCTCTTCCACAGCTTCGGCGCGGGGCTGCTCGAACCCTCGACCGGCATGGTGATGCACAATCGCGGGGCGTTCTTCTCCCTCGACGCCGCCTCGCCCAACGTCATCGCGCCGGGCAAGCGTCCGGCACACACGTTGATGCCGGTCATGGTCACCCAGGAAGAACGGCTGGCCTGGTCGATGGGCACGATGGGAGGCAAGGCCCAACCGCAGATCCTCACCCAAGTGCTGCTACGGCTGCTCGACGGGGAACAACCCGCCGACGCGGTCGCCGCACCCCGCTGGGTCGTCGGCGGTATGGAGGCGGGCCAGCCGGAGGACACGATCAGCCTGGAGACGGATCTCTCCCCCAGTACCATCGCAGCTCTGACCGCGACCGGCGCGCCGATCGTCCCGCTGCCGCCGGCATCAGAATGGGTCGGCCACGCACAAGTCGTCGGGGGTGCCACCTCAGCGGGGAGCGATCCTCGCTGCGATGGCGCCTCCGCCCTGGTTTCGCTGATGCCGGAAGATCCCCAGGCCGACATGTCCTGA
- a CDS encoding LacI family DNA-binding transcriptional regulator: protein MPRKPSPDVTMADVARVAGVSIATVSNALNSAGRMSQSTRDNVWRVARELGYLPDKTHTRTLGLAVTTDHPASWGFAEIPYFSQAIQSATVVAHEHGYGLVVQPTALGLERLAVLPVDGMLLIDSPKGDRVRADLLMRGVPVVHIGRPVSAEPNDIWVDNDVEGAVRGVLDHLSQAGAQRVALLGGDTTDYYIQACMTTYRQWCAERGEPALLELMRRKNPAPAVARLLSRDDPPDAIFGPYDRCGHAVLSAARGHGLRIPEDLLVACASESSAYETTTPPVTTLSLDPVGATRIATELLIQLVEGETPAVSGGVVHHTRLLARTSTLRHLSTASLIG from the coding sequence GTGCCCCGAAAGCCCTCACCTGACGTGACCATGGCAGATGTGGCGCGAGTGGCCGGAGTGTCGATCGCGACCGTCTCCAACGCGCTCAACTCGGCCGGCCGCATGTCCCAGAGCACGCGTGACAACGTGTGGCGCGTGGCACGAGAGCTCGGCTACCTTCCTGATAAGACGCACACGAGAACGCTGGGCCTGGCCGTCACCACCGACCACCCCGCCTCATGGGGCTTCGCGGAAATCCCCTACTTCTCCCAGGCCATCCAGTCCGCCACCGTTGTCGCACACGAACACGGCTATGGGCTCGTCGTGCAACCCACCGCTCTCGGCCTGGAGCGGCTGGCCGTTCTGCCCGTCGACGGCATGCTGCTGATCGACAGCCCGAAGGGCGATCGGGTTCGTGCCGATCTGCTGATGCGCGGCGTGCCCGTCGTCCACATCGGGAGGCCGGTCAGCGCGGAGCCGAACGACATCTGGGTGGACAACGATGTCGAAGGCGCGGTGCGCGGCGTGCTGGACCACTTGTCGCAGGCCGGTGCACAGCGGGTCGCCCTGCTGGGCGGCGACACCACTGACTACTACATCCAGGCCTGCATGACAACGTACCGCCAGTGGTGTGCCGAGCGGGGAGAGCCCGCCCTTCTCGAACTCATGAGACGCAAGAATCCGGCCCCTGCCGTCGCCCGCCTCCTGTCCCGGGACGATCCTCCTGACGCCATCTTCGGTCCGTACGACCGATGCGGGCACGCCGTGCTGTCGGCCGCCCGTGGCCATGGCCTGCGGATTCCCGAAGACCTCCTCGTGGCCTGTGCGAGCGAGTCCAGTGCCTACGAGACGACAACACCGCCGGTCACCACGCTGTCCCTCGATCCCGTCGGAGCGACCAGAATCGCCACGGAACTCCTCATCCAACTCGTCGAAGGAGAAACGCCTGCGGTGTCAGGAGGCGTGGTCCATCACACTCGCCTGCTGGCCCGAACGTCGACCCTCCGGCATCTGTCCACAGCGTCTCTGATTGGCTAA
- a CDS encoding tannase/feruloyl esterase family alpha/beta hydrolase, with amino-acid sequence MSPLRRLLAAIAVLLIGLSPQAPATADSTCESLTAAALPHTTITIAESVPAGGYTAPDGRVLPSVPAFCRVHGIAKPVPGSAIGFEVWIPEQWNQRMLMFGNGGYSSAMDFVSMGGPTLAAGYATVGTDTGHTGDDPDMFVQGAANPEIIVDWGHRAVHETIVNAKLIAEQHTGTKPRYSYFIGCSTGGHQALMEAQRYPDDFDGIVAGAPGNNRVALNAGFLWQFLRNHTPGNDTEPIIPAAKLPLLTNAAVRQCRGRDGGLATDGFLTDPRRCSFDPATLQCPVGDAPTCLTKRQVRAVREMYGGARDPRTGRQVYPGWPVGSEAPVIDAAGRVLTGWSGYWGTTQPARANFWRHWVFNDPNWNWWTFDFHRDLRLAERKLGPLINATNPDLNPFRRSGGKLLMYTGWADPVVSAHDTIDYYRKVVRVTSGGRERETREFARLFLFPGMTHCGRGPGPNIFDTLTPIVRWVEQGAAPAEIVATKYVNDNPADGVAMTRALNPFAC; translated from the coding sequence GTGAGCCCGCTCAGGAGACTCCTCGCCGCGATCGCCGTCCTGCTGATCGGGCTTTCCCCGCAGGCGCCCGCCACCGCCGACAGCACGTGCGAGAGCCTGACCGCCGCGGCCCTGCCGCACACCACGATCACCATCGCCGAATCGGTTCCGGCCGGCGGATACACCGCTCCCGACGGCCGCGTGCTGCCGTCCGTGCCCGCGTTCTGCCGCGTCCACGGCATCGCCAAGCCGGTGCCGGGCTCCGCCATCGGGTTCGAGGTGTGGATTCCGGAGCAGTGGAACCAGCGGATGCTGATGTTCGGCAACGGCGGATACAGCTCGGCCATGGACTTCGTCTCCATGGGCGGGCCGACGCTGGCGGCCGGGTACGCGACCGTCGGCACCGACACCGGCCACACCGGCGACGACCCGGACATGTTCGTGCAGGGCGCGGCCAACCCAGAGATCATCGTGGACTGGGGCCACCGCGCCGTGCACGAGACGATCGTCAACGCCAAGCTGATCGCCGAGCAGCACACCGGGACCAAGCCGCGCTACTCCTACTTCATCGGCTGCTCCACCGGCGGCCACCAGGCACTGATGGAGGCCCAGCGCTACCCCGACGACTTCGACGGGATCGTGGCCGGCGCTCCAGGCAACAACCGCGTCGCGCTCAACGCCGGATTCCTCTGGCAGTTCCTCCGCAACCACACCCCCGGCAACGACACCGAGCCGATCATCCCCGCGGCCAAGCTGCCGCTGCTGACGAACGCGGCCGTCAGGCAGTGCCGGGGCAGGGACGGCGGCCTGGCCACCGACGGCTTCCTCACCGACCCGCGCCGCTGCTCCTTCGACCCCGCCACGCTCCAGTGCCCGGTCGGCGACGCCCCCACGTGCCTGACCAAGCGCCAGGTCAGGGCCGTACGCGAGATGTACGGCGGGGCTCGCGACCCGCGTACCGGCAGGCAGGTCTACCCCGGCTGGCCGGTCGGCAGCGAAGCGCCCGTGATCGACGCGGCCGGCCGGGTGCTGACCGGATGGAGCGGCTACTGGGGCACCACCCAGCCGGCCCGCGCGAACTTCTGGCGCCACTGGGTCTTCAACGACCCGAACTGGAACTGGTGGACCTTCGACTTCCACCGCGACCTGCGTCTCGCCGAGAGGAAGCTCGGACCGCTCATCAACGCGACCAACCCCGACCTGAACCCGTTCCGGCGTAGCGGCGGCAAGCTCCTCATGTACACCGGCTGGGCCGATCCGGTCGTCTCCGCCCACGACACCATCGACTACTACCGCAAGGTGGTGCGTGTCACCTCCGGCGGGCGTGAGCGCGAGACCCGCGAGTTCGCGCGGCTTTTCCTGTTCCCCGGCATGACCCACTGCGGCCGCGGCCCCGGCCCGAACATCTTCGACACCTTGACTCCGATCGTGCGCTGGGTCGAGCAGGGCGCTGCACCGGCCGAGATCGTCGCGACGAAGTACGTCAACGACAACCCGGCCGACGGCGTCGCGATGACTCGCGCACTCAATCCCTTCGCCTGCTGA
- a CDS encoding MBL fold metallo-hydrolase, whose protein sequence is MPAFVHVLTDGYADERVASTVTLIREGDLIAVVDPGMVAHRRLILDPLAELGLQPEQVTDVVFSHHHPDHTLNAALFPEARFHDHWAIYAGDEWVEREADGFELSSSVRLLRTPGHTAQDISTVAETDDGLVVATHLWWSADGPADDPLAEDAHALRRSRERVLALRPSLIIPGHGGSFVPVETAE, encoded by the coding sequence ATGCCAGCATTCGTTCACGTCCTCACGGACGGATACGCCGACGAGCGGGTCGCCAGCACCGTGACGTTGATCCGGGAAGGCGACCTGATCGCCGTGGTCGATCCGGGCATGGTCGCCCACCGCCGGCTCATCCTGGACCCTCTCGCCGAGTTGGGCCTGCAACCCGAGCAGGTCACCGATGTGGTGTTCTCTCACCACCACCCGGATCACACGTTGAACGCCGCCCTGTTCCCCGAGGCCCGCTTCCACGACCACTGGGCGATCTACGCTGGGGACGAGTGGGTGGAGCGTGAGGCCGATGGTTTCGAGTTGTCGTCCTCGGTCCGGCTGTTGCGAACCCCGGGGCACACGGCGCAGGACATCTCCACGGTGGCGGAGACCGATGACGGGCTGGTCGTCGCCACGCATTTGTGGTGGAGTGCCGACGGGCCGGCCGACGACCCGCTGGCCGAGGACGCCCACGCGTTGAGACGATCGCGCGAGCGCGTGCTCGCCCTGCGTCCGAGCCTGATCATCCCTGGTCACGGCGGGTCTTTCGTCCCGGTGGAGACGGCCGAATGA
- a CDS encoding amino acid ABC transporter ATP-binding protein: protein MSVIVRAEHVTRALGGHVVLDDVSLEVSRGEVVVLIGPSGAGKTTFLRTVNHLETIDSGSITVTGRLVGYRHGKDGRLVEESAAEVARQRRDIGFVFQHFNLFAHMTAAENVWHGPVRVRRVQKAQAVEDAHRLLDRVGLAHKADAYPANLSGGQQQRVAIARALAMRPALMLFDEPTSALDPEMIGEVLEVMKELAREHMTMLVVTHEMGFAREVADRVVVMDAGKIVEVGPPAQVFTDPVHERTRSFLSKII from the coding sequence ATGAGCGTGATCGTCCGAGCCGAGCACGTCACTCGCGCGCTCGGTGGCCACGTCGTGCTCGACGACGTCTCTCTCGAGGTGAGTCGCGGCGAAGTGGTCGTCCTCATCGGCCCGTCGGGCGCCGGCAAGACCACGTTCCTCCGTACGGTGAACCATCTGGAGACGATCGACAGCGGCAGCATCACGGTCACCGGTCGCCTCGTCGGCTACCGCCACGGCAAGGACGGCAGGCTCGTGGAGGAATCCGCGGCCGAGGTCGCGAGGCAACGTCGCGACATCGGCTTCGTGTTCCAGCACTTCAACCTGTTCGCGCACATGACGGCCGCGGAAAATGTCTGGCACGGTCCCGTGCGGGTCAGGCGCGTGCAGAAGGCGCAGGCGGTCGAGGACGCGCACCGCCTGCTGGACCGCGTCGGCCTGGCACACAAGGCCGACGCCTACCCGGCCAACCTGTCCGGCGGGCAGCAGCAGCGGGTCGCGATCGCCCGCGCGCTGGCGATGCGGCCGGCGCTGATGCTCTTCGACGAGCCGACGAGCGCACTGGATCCCGAGATGATCGGCGAGGTGCTCGAGGTGATGAAGGAGCTGGCCCGCGAGCACATGACGATGCTGGTGGTGACCCACGAGATGGGCTTCGCCCGCGAGGTGGCCGACCGGGTCGTCGTCATGGACGCCGGAAAGATCGTCGAGGTCGGCCCACCCGCCCAGGTCTTCACCGATCCCGTCCATGAACGTACGCGATCGTTCCTATCCAAGATCATCTGA
- a CDS encoding ABC transporter substrate-binding protein has product MAAALSLTACGTAAKTEAAPAGGKAMVAPPAVLKDGEIVYCSDISAPPLEFYDKAKKPIGADVEIGEALAARLGVAAVWRNTKFASIVPTLVAKQCDAILSQLYIKPERERVVDFVPYMYSGQSILVAKDNPRGVTGLDESLCGLTASTLISTTAATRLEDQSKKCEAAGKPAIKLTRFDQDIAALQELALGRSQAYATTSETAAYYMGQKPGLFAFAGESFDKIKAGIAVRKGNSALQSALAKALQEIRADGTYDKVLAKWNLQVDRLEP; this is encoded by the coding sequence ATGGCAGCCGCACTGTCGTTGACCGCATGCGGAACGGCGGCGAAAACGGAGGCGGCTCCAGCCGGCGGCAAGGCGATGGTCGCGCCCCCTGCGGTGCTCAAGGACGGTGAGATCGTCTACTGTTCCGACATCTCCGCCCCGCCGCTGGAGTTCTACGACAAGGCCAAGAAGCCCATCGGTGCCGACGTGGAGATCGGCGAGGCGCTCGCGGCCAGGCTCGGTGTGGCAGCGGTATGGCGAAACACCAAGTTCGCCTCCATCGTCCCTACCTTGGTGGCCAAGCAGTGCGATGCGATTCTGTCCCAGCTCTACATCAAGCCAGAGCGGGAAAGGGTCGTCGACTTCGTCCCCTACATGTACTCCGGGCAGTCGATCCTCGTGGCCAAGGACAATCCCCGGGGCGTCACCGGGCTGGACGAGAGCCTGTGCGGGCTGACCGCGTCGACGCTCATTTCCACCACGGCCGCCACGCGTCTCGAGGATCAGTCGAAGAAGTGCGAGGCGGCCGGCAAGCCGGCCATCAAGCTGACCCGGTTCGATCAGGACATTGCCGCGCTGCAGGAGCTGGCGCTCGGCCGGTCGCAGGCATACGCGACCACGAGCGAGACCGCCGCCTACTACATGGGGCAGAAGCCCGGCCTCTTCGCCTTCGCGGGAGAGTCCTTCGACAAGATCAAGGCCGGCATCGCCGTACGCAAGGGCAACTCCGCGCTGCAGAGCGCGCTGGCCAAGGCGCTGCAAGAGATCCGGGCGGACGGGACGTACGACAAGGTCCTGGCCAAGTGGAACCTCCAAGTGGACAGGCTGGAGCCTTGA
- a CDS encoding MalY/PatB family protein has protein sequence MTTRPPKASPTATAEYGADPDFDTVYDRATFGSAKWANQWDEFSPRVRGEDLLSLWTADMDFRAPTTVIDRLRAAADHGIYGYTLRDPEHFQIVQNWFTVRHGWTPPVETLLPAPAIMSSVAAILRTFTAPGDGVIVQSPVYSPNFEAITGNHRRLLVNRLRLIDNRYEFDLDNLAELAASGAKVLLLCNPHNPSGRSWTADELLAVNDICARYDLLVISDEIHCDIRLNGRPHVVYASISSDAARRAFICTAPTKTFNLAGLPTATLSVADPYLRSELLNAMRASFMINAHYFGRLALETAYTTGGPWLDRLTEYLKGNVAFVHEFVQERLPEITPMPPDASFLVWLEARELDARVGGLHQFLVDRAAVNLYDGRVYGPGGEGCVRLNVGCPRKVLTEALERIDHALSR, from the coding sequence ATGACCACCAGACCGCCAAAAGCCAGTCCTACCGCCACCGCAGAGTACGGCGCCGACCCCGACTTTGACACGGTGTACGACCGCGCCACTTTCGGGTCAGCCAAATGGGCCAACCAATGGGACGAATTTTCACCGCGTGTCCGGGGCGAGGATCTGCTGTCGCTATGGACGGCCGACATGGACTTCCGGGCGCCGACGACCGTCATCGACCGGCTGCGCGCCGCTGCGGACCACGGTATCTACGGCTACACCCTGCGAGACCCGGAACACTTCCAGATCGTGCAGAACTGGTTCACCGTCAGGCACGGCTGGACACCACCGGTGGAAACGCTCCTCCCGGCCCCTGCGATCATGTCCTCGGTCGCAGCAATCTTGCGCACCTTCACCGCCCCTGGAGATGGGGTGATCGTCCAATCACCGGTCTACTCGCCGAACTTCGAGGCCATTACCGGTAACCACCGGCGGCTGCTCGTGAACCGGCTCCGGCTCATCGACAACCGCTACGAGTTCGACCTCGACAACCTGGCCGAGCTGGCCGCATCCGGCGCGAAGGTGCTACTTCTCTGCAACCCCCACAATCCCTCGGGCCGGAGCTGGACGGCCGACGAGCTGCTCGCCGTGAACGACATCTGTGCGCGCTACGACCTTCTGGTGATTTCTGATGAGATCCACTGCGACATCCGGCTGAACGGCCGGCCCCACGTGGTCTATGCCTCGATCAGCAGCGACGCCGCCCGCCGAGCATTCATCTGCACTGCCCCCACCAAGACCTTCAACCTTGCGGGCCTGCCAACGGCCACACTCTCGGTTGCCGATCCATACCTGCGCTCGGAACTGCTGAACGCCATGCGGGCATCGTTCATGATCAACGCGCACTACTTCGGTCGTCTGGCCTTGGAGACTGCCTACACTACGGGTGGTCCGTGGCTCGACCGGCTGACCGAATATCTCAAGGGCAACGTGGCCTTCGTGCACGAGTTCGTCCAAGAGCGGCTGCCCGAGATCACGCCGATGCCGCCGGACGCGTCGTTTCTGGTCTGGCTGGAGGCTCGTGAGCTTGACGCTCGTGTGGGCGGGCTGCACCAGTTCCTTGTCGACCGTGCGGCTGTCAATCTCTACGACGGCCGGGTCTACGGCCCCGGAGGAGAGGGGTGCGTCCGACTGAACGTCGGCTGCCCCCGGAAGGTGCTGACTGAGGCGCTCGAACGCATCGATCATGCGCTCTCACGGTAG